A window of Nitrospirota bacterium contains these coding sequences:
- the lpxA gene encoding acyl-ACP--UDP-N-acetylglucosamine O-acyltransferase yields MPKEIHKTAVVSPKAEIADNVSIGPYCIIGEDAVIKKGAKLQAHVVVEGSTEIGEDCIIHPFATIGLAPQDLKYKNEKTGLRIGKRNIIREYVSIHRGSVGGNGFTEIGDANFLMAYVHVAHDCKIGSSNALANAATLAGHVMVEDFAFIGGVVAIHQHTRIGSYAMVGGFSGIGQDIPPYTMASGARAKLYGLNSIGLKRHGFSDETVNLLKKAYKILFREKRTLTEALKKIKADLPDTKEIRHLVEFIEKNKRGICR; encoded by the coding sequence ATGCCGAAAGAGATACATAAGACAGCGGTGGTGAGCCCGAAAGCCGAGATTGCCGACAATGTTTCGATCGGGCCTTACTGCATCATCGGCGAGGACGCCGTTATTAAGAAGGGAGCGAAGCTGCAGGCGCACGTTGTCGTCGAGGGCAGCACCGAGATCGGGGAGGACTGCATCATCCATCCCTTTGCCACAATCGGCCTCGCTCCGCAGGATCTCAAGTACAAGAACGAAAAGACCGGCCTGCGCATCGGCAAGCGGAACATCATCAGGGAATATGTCTCCATCCATCGGGGCTCTGTCGGGGGCAACGGGTTCACCGAGATCGGAGACGCCAATTTTCTCATGGCGTACGTCCACGTCGCCCACGACTGCAAGATCGGCTCGTCGAACGCCCTGGCTAATGCCGCCACGCTCGCGGGCCATGTCATGGTCGAGGACTTTGCTTTCATCGGGGGGGTTGTGGCGATCCACCAGCATACGCGCATCGGCTCCTATGCAATGGTAGGCGGCTTCAGCGGCATAGGGCAGGATATCCCCCCCTACACCATGGCGTCGGGGGCACGGGCTAAATTGTACGGACTCAACAGCATCGGACTGAAGAGGCATGGATTCTCCGATGAGACCGTCAACCTGCTCAAGAAGGCCTACAAAATCCTCTTCCGCGAAAAGCGGACGCTGACCGAGGCGCTGAAGAAGATAAAGGCCGATCTGCCGGATACGAAAGAGATACGCCACCTGGTAGAGTTCATCGAAAAGAATAAACGGGGCATATGCAGATGA
- the fabZ gene encoding 3-hydroxyacyl-ACP dehydratase FabZ, translating into MIDVKEIMSILPHRYPFLLVDKVTELEPNVRAIGIKNVTINEPFFQGHFPGNPVMPGVLIVEAMAQVAGILAFKSGVHGKTVYFMSIERVKFRKIVSPGDQLRFEISVIHKRGAVWKFSGNAFAGDKLMSEAEFTAMVSDKEL; encoded by the coding sequence ATGATCGACGTTAAGGAAATCATGTCCATACTGCCCCATCGCTATCCCTTTCTGCTGGTTGACAAAGTTACGGAACTGGAGCCGAACGTGCGGGCTATCGGGATAAAGAACGTCACTATCAACGAGCCCTTTTTCCAGGGCCACTTTCCCGGCAACCCGGTGATGCCCGGCGTGCTCATCGTCGAGGCGATGGCGCAGGTCGCGGGCATACTGGCGTTCAAGTCGGGCGTCCACGGAAAGACCGTCTATTTCATGAGCATCGAGCGGGTGAAGTTCCGGAAGATCGTTTCTCCCGGGGATCAGCTGCGCTTCGAGATCAGCGTAATCCATAAGAGAGGGGCGGTCTGGAAATTCTCGGGCAATGCCTTTGCAGGAGACAAGCTGATGTCCGAGGCTGAGTTTACGGCAATGGTCTCCGATAAAGAGCTCTAG
- the lpxD gene encoding UDP-3-O-(3-hydroxymyristoyl)glucosamine N-acyltransferase — MKLRDIAALVGGEVRGDGDTPITGVAGITTAREGDITFIAGPKMVPAARESSAAAVLVKEFDDSLAKPQVRTGNPQLAFAKLLARFYVKPHSPRGISSNASVADDAVIGQDVSIYDFAFIAPGVRIGARSIVYPGVFIGEGCTIGEDCLIYPNVTIREGTSIGNRTIIHAGAVIGSDGFGYVYDAGSHYKIPQVGAVIIEDDVEIGANTAIDRATTGATVVKKGTKIDNLVQIGHNVQVGRNVIVVAQVGVAGSSEIGDGVVLGGQAGVADHTRIEAGAMIGAQSGVLGQVKQGVYSGSPIMPHREWLKASAVFARLPELKKKIEELEKRLQTLSTPEEQ, encoded by the coding sequence ATGAAACTGCGGGACATAGCCGCCCTCGTCGGCGGTGAAGTGCGGGGAGACGGAGACACCCCTATCACTGGTGTTGCAGGGATCACCACTGCCCGGGAAGGTGATATCACCTTTATCGCCGGACCCAAGATGGTACCTGCCGCGCGGGAGAGCAGCGCTGCGGCGGTGCTCGTGAAAGAGTTTGACGACAGCCTCGCGAAGCCGCAGGTGCGCACCGGGAATCCCCAGCTCGCCTTTGCAAAACTCCTCGCCCGCTTCTATGTGAAACCGCATTCTCCCCGGGGGATCAGCAGTAACGCTTCTGTTGCGGACGACGCGGTCATCGGGCAGGACGTTTCGATCTACGACTTCGCCTTTATCGCTCCGGGGGTGCGCATCGGGGCGCGGAGCATCGTCTACCCAGGGGTCTTTATCGGCGAGGGCTGCACCATTGGCGAGGACTGTCTCATCTACCCGAACGTGACGATACGCGAGGGGACGAGCATCGGCAACAGGACTATCATCCATGCCGGTGCGGTTATCGGCTCCGACGGGTTCGGCTATGTCTACGACGCCGGCAGCCACTATAAGATACCCCAGGTCGGCGCCGTCATTATCGAGGACGATGTGGAGATCGGCGCTAATACCGCCATAGATCGCGCAACGACGGGGGCCACGGTCGTCAAGAAAGGCACGAAAATAGACAACCTCGTCCAGATAGGCCACAATGTGCAGGTCGGCAGAAATGTTATAGTAGTAGCTCAGGTAGGGGTCGCCGGCAGCTCGGAGATCGGCGACGGCGTCGTGCTGGGGGGGCAGGCAGGCGTTGCCGACCATACCCGCATCGAGGCCGGCGCCATGATCGGAGCCCAGTCCGGCGTTCTCGGCCAGGTGAAGCAGGGTGTTTATTCCGGGAGCCCGATCATGCCGCACCGTGAATGGCTCAAGGCGAGCGCGGTATTTGCCAGGCTCCCTGAGCTCAAGAAGAAGATCGAAGAACTAGAGAAGCGGTTACAGACTCTCAGCACCCCGGAGGAGCAATGA
- a CDS encoding OmpH family outer membrane protein — translation MKRILAVMVVGFFVALSGVAGVAGVVGAAEAEVKIGYVDIDKAANDSEEGKKAVSTLKDYMASRQASINEKGKAIEKMKSDIEKQGAVMSTEARKSKIEEIERAERDFQRMLTDVNQELEKKRRELTESVYKEIMGVIEKIGQEEKYSVIMPSQSLLFAEKSLDITDLVIKRYNEAKAASKADAKAEPKPEPKKKK, via the coding sequence ATGAAGAGAATTCTGGCGGTAATGGTCGTAGGATTTTTCGTCGCACTATCAGGAGTGGCAGGAGTGGCAGGAGTGGTCGGTGCTGCGGAGGCCGAGGTGAAGATAGGGTATGTTGATATAGATAAGGCGGCGAACGACTCGGAGGAGGGCAAAAAGGCGGTCTCTACCCTCAAGGACTATATGGCGTCGAGGCAGGCGTCCATTAACGAGAAGGGGAAGGCTATCGAGAAGATGAAGAGCGATATCGAGAAACAGGGCGCCGTCATGTCGACTGAGGCGCGGAAGTCCAAGATCGAGGAGATCGAGAGGGCAGAGCGCGACTTCCAGAGAATGCTCACCGACGTCAACCAGGAGCTCGAGAAGAAGCGGAGAGAGCTCACCGAATCGGTATATAAAGAGATCATGGGAGTAATCGAGAAGATCGGGCAGGAAGAGAAGTATTCCGTCATCATGCCGAGCCAGTCGCTCCTCTTCGCCGAAAAATCCCTGGATATCACCGATCTCGTGATCAAGCGCTATAACGAGGCAAAGGCAGCCTCGAAGGCGGATGCGAAGGCTGAGCCGAAACCCGAACCCAAGAAGAAAAAGTAG
- the bamA gene encoding outer membrane protein assembly factor BamA: protein MKTSKAISCIIVIAAALFLGTAFAEELPIVTAVEVKGVKRIEEGSVRGKVSQKVGEPLSNEKTTEDIKAIYRMGYFDDVNVTIEPFEGGIKVTYVVKEKPTIIKVDFQGNEEFDNDKLREKITLSPGALSDVTLINDNAGKLRAFYEDEGYYLARVVPVVKKVDEGEVTVTYQIDEGRKVKIKQIKLEGNKALSSRKIKKAMKTRERWLFSFVTGSGYYKKDVMRADIDRIKDLYYDNGYIKVAVGEPRLQLTDDKRGMTITIPIAEGEQFKVSSVEIAGNKVFPEATLRPLIKLTPGTVFSKSVLTKDVSALTDQYANNGYALVSIFPDLVPDEQKKEAKVVYRISEGEKYRVGRVEISGNTKTRDKVIRREVRLDEGDTFNASALKRSYERLNNLQYFETVDIAPKPKPEEKLVDLDVTVKEKPTGFLSVGGGYSSVDKFVAMVDVTQGNLFGKGQYIKLRGELGGRSSFYELSFRDPWFLDKPLSFGASIYKTEREYGNFDRKATGFEVSLGKSFWEYWGASVAYNFENVEIFNIKETASLIVKDQQGERLTSSVGFSVARDTRDNYLDPTRGSRNSARFTFAGLGGDNAFIKGVYDSSWYFPVFDVTTVHLRGSIGYLTGLFNKKIPLYERFYVGGIYTIRGLGYGEGGPLDINGEPIGGEKQLIFNAEYIFPIVSEYKFKGLVFFDAGRAYDKGETLGSDLRYTTGFGIRWISPMGPIRIEWGYNLDKRPGESESKVEFTFGSFF from the coding sequence ATGAAGACAAGCAAAGCAATTTCTTGTATCATTGTAATAGCTGCCGCCCTTTTTCTCGGGACCGCTTTTGCTGAAGAGCTGCCTATAGTGACCGCCGTAGAGGTCAAAGGGGTCAAGCGTATCGAAGAGGGCTCTGTCAGGGGGAAGGTCTCCCAGAAGGTCGGGGAGCCGCTCTCGAACGAGAAGACCACCGAGGACATAAAGGCGATCTACCGGATGGGCTATTTCGATGATGTCAATGTCACCATCGAGCCCTTCGAGGGGGGGATAAAGGTCACCTATGTCGTCAAGGAAAAGCCCACCATCATCAAAGTGGACTTCCAGGGAAACGAGGAGTTCGATAACGACAAGCTGAGGGAAAAGATAACGCTGTCGCCCGGCGCTCTTTCGGATGTCACGCTCATCAATGACAATGCCGGGAAGCTGCGGGCCTTCTACGAGGACGAAGGCTATTATCTCGCGCGGGTCGTGCCGGTGGTGAAAAAGGTCGACGAGGGCGAGGTCACGGTCACCTACCAGATTGACGAAGGCCGGAAAGTAAAAATAAAGCAGATCAAGCTCGAGGGGAACAAAGCTCTCTCCTCGCGCAAGATCAAGAAGGCGATGAAGACCCGGGAGCGGTGGCTGTTCTCGTTCGTCACCGGCAGCGGCTACTATAAAAAGGATGTCATGCGGGCAGATATCGACCGTATAAAAGACCTCTACTACGATAACGGGTACATCAAAGTGGCGGTCGGCGAGCCGAGGCTCCAGCTTACGGATGACAAGCGGGGCATGACCATTACCATCCCGATCGCGGAAGGCGAGCAGTTCAAGGTCTCTTCGGTCGAGATCGCCGGCAACAAAGTATTCCCCGAGGCGACGCTGCGCCCCCTGATAAAGCTGACGCCGGGCACGGTCTTCAGCAAGTCGGTCCTGACCAAGGATGTGTCGGCGCTTACCGACCAATATGCGAACAACGGCTATGCCCTCGTCTCTATCTTCCCCGACCTCGTTCCCGATGAGCAGAAAAAGGAGGCGAAGGTCGTTTACCGCATCAGCGAGGGCGAAAAATACCGTGTGGGCAGGGTCGAGATCTCCGGCAACACCAAGACGAGGGACAAGGTCATCCGGAGAGAGGTCAGGCTCGACGAGGGGGACACCTTCAATGCCTCGGCGCTGAAGAGGAGCTATGAGCGGCTGAACAACCTCCAGTACTTCGAGACCGTTGACATCGCGCCGAAGCCGAAGCCGGAAGAAAAACTGGTCGATCTCGATGTGACGGTAAAAGAGAAGCCCACGGGCTTCCTGAGTGTCGGCGGCGGCTACAGCTCGGTGGACAAGTTCGTCGCCATGGTCGACGTTACCCAGGGCAACCTCTTCGGCAAAGGCCAGTATATAAAGCTCCGCGGCGAGCTTGGAGGCCGGAGCTCGTTCTATGAGCTTTCGTTCAGGGACCCCTGGTTCCTGGATAAACCGCTCTCGTTCGGCGCCAGCATCTATAAGACCGAGCGGGAATACGGCAACTTCGACCGCAAGGCAACGGGCTTCGAGGTATCGCTCGGCAAAAGCTTCTGGGAATACTGGGGCGCATCAGTAGCATATAATTTCGAGAACGTCGAAATATTCAACATTAAAGAGACCGCATCCCTGATAGTGAAGGACCAACAGGGGGAGCGCCTCACGAGCAGCGTCGGATTCTCTGTTGCGCGCGACACGCGGGATAATTACCTCGATCCTACGAGGGGATCGAGGAATTCCGCTCGCTTCACCTTTGCGGGACTGGGCGGGGATAATGCCTTTATCAAGGGAGTCTATGATTCGAGCTGGTACTTCCCGGTATTCGATGTAACGACCGTACACCTGAGGGGGAGTATCGGCTACCTGACGGGCCTTTTCAATAAGAAGATTCCCTTGTACGAGCGGTTCTATGTAGGAGGCATCTATACGATACGCGGCCTCGGTTACGGAGAGGGAGGCCCCCTCGATATCAACGGTGAGCCGATCGGCGGCGAGAAGCAGCTGATATTCAACGCTGAGTACATATTCCCCATCGTTTCGGAGTACAAGTTCAAAGGCCTCGTCTTCTTCGATGCGGGACGGGCCTACGATAAGGGAGAAACACTGGGCAGCGACCTGAGATACACCACCGGCTTCGGTATCAGATGGATATCCCCCATGGGTCCCATCAGGATCGAGTGGGGATACAACCTGGACAAGAGACCGGGTGAATCGGAGAGCAAGGTGGAGTTTACCTTCGGGTCATTCTTTTAA
- a CDS encoding Ig domain-containing protein, whose amino-acid sequence MKRHTAYLLIIVALVLPALFYSLTSKGTVEQKGVASPKMEAAPLQLINEPVTPLREETRKRPTIGSIVLTPQSSTVTDQIKAEVTSASGEMNAVVYSYQWKVNGRIIKEAQGNTLPSGLFKKGDVVNVSVVPHADEEAGHARESGYLYIQSAPPSLELKETKQKVDESIELQLVGSDPDGDKITFALEEPLLEGMSIEKETGRIVWKPQKREKGAYTFKASATDTDGVKAIKLFQFALADN is encoded by the coding sequence GTGAAAAGGCATACTGCATATCTGCTCATCATCGTTGCTCTCGTGCTCCCGGCGCTCTTTTACTCCCTTACCAGTAAGGGAACCGTGGAGCAGAAGGGGGTTGCCAGTCCGAAAATGGAGGCAGCTCCCTTGCAGCTGATCAATGAGCCTGTCACGCCCTTGAGAGAGGAGACGAGAAAGCGCCCGACCATAGGATCGATTGTGCTGACTCCTCAGTCCTCAACCGTTACCGACCAGATCAAAGCTGAAGTGACATCCGCCTCCGGCGAAATGAATGCTGTTGTCTATTCGTACCAGTGGAAAGTTAACGGCAGGATTATCAAGGAGGCACAAGGAAATACCTTGCCCTCCGGCCTTTTTAAAAAGGGGGACGTAGTCAATGTAAGCGTGGTCCCGCATGCTGATGAGGAGGCCGGGCATGCACGCGAGAGCGGCTATCTTTACATCCAGAGCGCCCCCCCTTCGCTCGAATTGAAGGAGACGAAACAGAAGGTGGACGAGAGCATCGAGCTCCAGCTGGTCGGGAGCGATCCGGATGGGGATAAGATCACCTTTGCGCTCGAGGAGCCTCTTCTGGAAGGGATGTCCATAGAAAAGGAAACGGGAAGGATCGTATGGAAGCCCCAGAAAAGAGAGAAAGGGGCCTATACCTTTAAAGCCTCTGCAACCGACACGGACGGCGTAAAGGCAATCAAGCTCTTTCAGTTCGCTCTTGCTGATAATTGA
- a CDS encoding PilC/PilY family type IV pilus protein, with product MNLDKHTFLCVLFLVLCALPLAHADETALFTTIKPDALIILDLSGSMDWNPAGGDDIWSNASCSGPFFSSSGDGHSTRCSRLAIAKRAIFDILDDNDDSAINNSDESSLSIRIGYMRFHDGNDTSGDYATGNIRLGRKNTSGCSESSSTSNALGIGSSYSYINSRVDCENANGGTPLASSLNEAMLYLKNHQDADADGLCRKKFAILITDGADTYACGGTGGETQSDQYKRRRETVAKAKALADSGYKVFVVGFGSAMPNYLENTLNWAAYYGGTDNPLIANSGNTGAYTIEGNALYPSSVSSCSETSTSGVCPNCFATSNDPGSLPLAGYAFLAASADDLATALKQAFNIIKEANYAFSLASVSSSRVSDENFLYEASFVPLNSDPFWRGHLKKYAINADGSIGNFVWDAGAKLQATAAASRNMVTYKSGALVPFTADYITAADVGVATTAERDAIVGYIRGESDRNPDNWKLGDIFRSNPITIGTPSLYFNDALDSNNAFAAFRANHERTSANGKRVVIAGANDGQFHAFRTLDGAEVWSFIPPNLLPKLKNITHAAHPTGLLHQYFIDGPVTAADVWLGTGTGGTKAEGDWRTLAVFGEGRGGGSTLWSSSSSCSSGFSATYSSTYSNFCGYYTFDFTEPLTPQYKWRIAPTSLNAPYLGEPWSRMVIGRVKYGGNERWVGFIGGGYNAANCAGGGSCDTRGKGFFVIDLRTGSVLWSYTRADNSSMEYSVPAPPAIVDTDNDGYVDTAYIGDLGGNIWRLKFCTSSQMASCSSTSSWSGGLLFNATGSQGEGARPVFNAPTVARDRSGNLWVYWSTGDKTDPTAASTNEKVMGAKDNDRTKVYSLNDFENVTSEQNQCNSTIKGWYINFTGREKALSDIVVFGGVVYFTTYIPSEGGSACDQAGTSKFYAINYETCDGALANGARSISIGVGIASGPVVTIGPDGKTVTLYVTLSGGAGLSGGTIIPPGLSFLPSPSANMLYWKDRRVR from the coding sequence ATGAACCTCGATAAGCATACATTTCTATGTGTCCTTTTCCTCGTACTTTGTGCACTGCCCCTTGCGCATGCCGATGAGACAGCGCTTTTCACCACGATAAAGCCCGATGCGCTCATCATTCTCGATCTGTCGGGGAGCATGGACTGGAATCCCGCAGGCGGGGACGACATATGGAGCAACGCATCCTGCAGCGGGCCTTTTTTCAGCTCTTCGGGTGATGGGCATAGCACGAGGTGCAGCCGTCTCGCCATTGCAAAAAGGGCGATCTTCGATATTCTCGATGACAACGATGACAGCGCCATCAACAACAGCGATGAATCGAGCTTGTCGATACGCATAGGATACATGAGATTCCATGACGGCAATGATACAAGCGGCGACTACGCCACAGGGAATATTCGGCTGGGAAGAAAGAACACCTCGGGGTGCAGTGAGTCTTCCTCGACCTCCAATGCATTGGGGATAGGCTCCTCGTATAGTTATATAAACAGCAGGGTCGACTGTGAGAATGCAAACGGGGGCACACCGCTCGCATCCTCCCTCAACGAAGCAATGCTCTATCTCAAAAACCATCAGGACGCCGATGCCGATGGCCTCTGCCGGAAAAAATTCGCCATCCTTATAACAGATGGCGCTGACACCTATGCCTGCGGTGGTACGGGCGGCGAGACCCAAAGCGACCAGTACAAGAGGAGGAGGGAGACTGTCGCAAAGGCGAAGGCTCTTGCCGACAGCGGATACAAGGTTTTTGTCGTGGGCTTCGGCTCAGCCATGCCCAATTATCTGGAGAACACCCTCAACTGGGCCGCCTACTACGGCGGTACCGACAACCCGCTTATCGCCAATTCGGGGAACACCGGCGCTTATACCATAGAGGGCAATGCGCTCTATCCGTCGAGTGTCAGCAGCTGCAGCGAGACCTCGACTTCCGGCGTATGCCCCAACTGCTTTGCGACCTCCAACGACCCCGGCAGCCTCCCCCTCGCCGGCTACGCATTCCTCGCAGCCAGTGCCGACGACCTTGCCACGGCGCTCAAGCAGGCGTTCAACATCATCAAGGAGGCTAATTATGCCTTTTCTCTCGCGTCGGTCTCGTCGTCAAGAGTGTCCGACGAGAACTTTCTCTACGAGGCCTCGTTCGTTCCCTTGAACAGCGACCCGTTCTGGCGCGGGCACCTGAAAAAGTACGCCATCAATGCAGACGGCTCTATCGGAAACTTTGTATGGGACGCGGGAGCCAAGCTCCAAGCGACAGCAGCGGCATCGAGGAACATGGTCACCTATAAGTCGGGGGCTCTCGTCCCCTTTACTGCTGATTATATCACTGCTGCCGACGTAGGGGTCGCGACCACTGCCGAGAGGGATGCCATCGTCGGATATATACGGGGAGAATCGGACCGCAACCCCGACAACTGGAAGCTGGGAGACATATTCCGCTCCAACCCGATAACGATCGGCACCCCCTCTTTATACTTCAATGATGCGCTCGACAGCAACAATGCCTTTGCCGCGTTCCGCGCCAACCATGAGAGGACTTCGGCCAACGGTAAAAGAGTTGTTATAGCAGGGGCCAACGACGGGCAGTTCCACGCATTCAGGACACTGGACGGCGCCGAGGTCTGGAGCTTTATTCCGCCCAATCTCCTGCCCAAATTAAAAAATATTACCCATGCCGCTCATCCTACGGGGCTCCTCCATCAATACTTTATCGACGGGCCGGTAACCGCTGCCGACGTGTGGCTGGGCACGGGGACAGGAGGAACCAAAGCTGAAGGAGACTGGAGGACATTAGCGGTATTCGGAGAGGGCCGGGGCGGCGGCTCGACACTGTGGAGCTCCTCTTCCTCCTGCAGTTCGGGATTCAGCGCAACGTACTCATCGACCTACAGCAACTTCTGCGGCTATTACACCTTTGATTTCACCGAACCTCTTACTCCCCAGTACAAGTGGCGCATTGCTCCCACCTCTTTAAACGCCCCCTACCTGGGCGAGCCGTGGAGCCGGATGGTTATCGGAAGGGTAAAGTACGGCGGCAATGAGCGGTGGGTCGGCTTTATCGGCGGCGGCTACAATGCCGCCAACTGCGCCGGAGGAGGCTCGTGCGACACGCGCGGCAAGGGCTTCTTCGTGATAGATCTCAGAACAGGAAGTGTACTGTGGAGCTATACGCGGGCTGACAACTCGTCGATGGAATACAGTGTTCCCGCGCCTCCTGCCATTGTCGATACGGATAATGACGGATATGTAGACACCGCCTATATCGGCGACCTCGGGGGCAACATATGGCGGCTGAAATTCTGCACCTCGAGCCAGATGGCTTCCTGCAGCAGCACCTCCTCATGGAGCGGTGGCTTGCTGTTCAATGCGACCGGAAGCCAAGGAGAGGGCGCTCGCCCTGTCTTTAACGCCCCCACCGTTGCACGAGACAGGAGCGGGAACCTGTGGGTTTATTGGTCGACAGGCGACAAGACAGACCCTACTGCGGCGAGCACCAACGAGAAGGTTATGGGAGCTAAAGACAATGACCGCACTAAAGTTTACAGCCTGAACGATTTCGAGAATGTCACTTCTGAACAAAACCAGTGCAACAGCACCATAAAAGGATGGTATATAAACTTTACGGGGCGTGAAAAGGCATTGTCCGATATTGTCGTTTTCGGCGGTGTCGTGTACTTTACCACCTATATCCCTTCAGAGGGCGGGAGCGCCTGCGACCAGGCGGGGACATCGAAGTTCTATGCCATAAATTACGAAACGTGCGATGGCGCACTGGCAAACGGCGCCCGGAGCATCAGTATCGGTGTAGGCATCGCCTCGGGGCCGGTTGTCACCATAGGCCCTGACGGCAAGACGGTGACGCTCTATGTCACCCTCAGCGGCGGCGCCGGATTGAGCGGCGGCACGATAATTCCTCCCGGGCTGTCTTTTCTTCCCTCTCCGAGCGCCAACATGCTCTACTGGAAAGACAGGAGAGTACGCTAA
- a CDS encoding prepilin-type N-terminal cleavage/methylation domain-containing protein: MKTKGFTLVEVLFAITIGLMLLGAIFVAVQSGQRSSMVIESKVAAQQDVRAALELMAIELGMASFNPTLNPNIWTTGCNSGSAVNANRGIQAVPGSSMANVVTIGMDITDSAAGPNGDGAIDDPSEVITYAYDAPNQRVTRSTSCGGSQPFLGDTAASGNPRVVRVRNDVNGNGAYDEGTDIPVFRFFDGSGAMIPFASLPANVPSIRRIEITLAVETEDIDPNTGQRRRMIYSTSVTPRNHVISPP, encoded by the coding sequence TTGAAAACAAAAGGCTTCACCCTTGTAGAGGTCCTGTTCGCTATTACTATCGGCCTCATGCTCTTGGGCGCCATCTTTGTTGCGGTCCAGTCGGGTCAGCGGTCGTCGATGGTGATTGAATCGAAAGTCGCTGCACAGCAGGATGTGCGGGCAGCCCTGGAGCTTATGGCGATAGAACTGGGCATGGCATCGTTCAATCCGACGCTTAACCCGAACATCTGGACAACGGGGTGTAACAGCGGGTCAGCGGTCAACGCCAATAGAGGAATCCAGGCGGTGCCGGGGAGCTCTATGGCAAACGTAGTGACCATCGGTATGGATATTACGGATAGTGCAGCGGGGCCTAATGGTGACGGCGCGATCGATGACCCCAGTGAGGTAATCACCTATGCCTATGATGCTCCGAACCAGCGCGTTACCCGCTCAACGAGTTGCGGCGGGTCACAACCCTTTCTAGGCGATACAGCTGCATCCGGTAATCCGAGAGTTGTAAGGGTCAGAAACGATGTCAACGGCAATGGAGCGTATGACGAGGGAACCGACATTCCGGTGTTCAGGTTCTTTGACGGCAGCGGCGCCATGATCCCTTTTGCATCCCTGCCGGCGAATGTTCCGAGCATACGGCGGATCGAGATCACGCTTGCTGTCGAGACCGAAGATATCGACCCCAATACCGGGCAGAGGAGACGGATGATCTACTCGACCAGCGTTACACCGAGAAATCATGTGATCAGTCCTCCATAA
- a CDS encoding prepilin-type N-terminal cleavage/methylation domain-containing protein — translation MSDSISNNRGLSMIEVLIALLLTMIGVMGLMSMQPQGWWLSGKSDFLGRAAGILHEELEAKSALIMNPCNNVVQSNPNIKTTFANGPVSTGAGDIQYIVQTNIVPVVPNLTWRLTIRVTPPGSPAVSESTIVTRQEAFRFPGGCVNNSVTPNYN, via the coding sequence ATGTCCGATTCGATCTCCAATAATAGAGGTCTGAGCATGATCGAAGTGCTCATCGCGCTCCTCCTGACCATGATCGGGGTTATGGGGCTCATGTCCATGCAGCCGCAGGGGTGGTGGCTGTCGGGGAAGTCCGATTTTCTGGGCAGGGCCGCAGGCATACTGCACGAAGAGCTCGAAGCCAAATCGGCGCTCATAATGAATCCCTGCAACAATGTCGTGCAATCCAACCCGAACATCAAGACAACCTTTGCGAACGGTCCCGTGAGCACGGGGGCCGGCGATATCCAGTACATTGTCCAGACGAATATCGTCCCGGTCGTGCCGAACCTGACCTGGAGATTGACGATCAGGGTGACTCCGCCCGGGAGCCCGGCCGTGTCCGAGAGCACAATAGTCACGAGACAGGAGGCCTTCAGGTTTCCTGGGGGCTGTGTTAACAATTCAGTAACTCCCAATTACAACTAG
- a CDS encoding GspH/FimT family pseudopilin, whose amino-acid sequence MRAGTQEGFSIVELIIAVAIAAIAGAIAMPAFHNFTENKKLKSAARALESDFFELKERAIAENRQFRLTINVVPNNYTTERCGAVAQSPCAGWEPPTVRDFSAIGTNIAIAGAPNTTETQYTFQTRGTATPGTVRLILTNRPSWAEITTNITGRTYVRFDLQ is encoded by the coding sequence ATGAGAGCCGGAACACAAGAAGGGTTTTCGATAGTAGAACTCATTATAGCAGTTGCTATCGCCGCAATTGCAGGGGCGATCGCCATGCCGGCGTTTCACAATTTTACGGAGAACAAGAAGCTCAAATCCGCTGCGCGAGCGCTCGAGTCCGATTTCTTCGAGCTGAAGGAAAGAGCGATAGCTGAAAACAGGCAGTTCAGACTGACCATTAATGTAGTGCCCAATAACTACACGACCGAGCGGTGTGGTGCGGTTGCGCAGTCTCCCTGTGCCGGATGGGAGCCCCCGACCGTTCGGGACTTTTCGGCCATCGGAACGAATATTGCCATTGCCGGGGCTCCCAATACTACAGAAACTCAGTACACTTTTCAAACGAGAGGAACGGCAACTCCTGGGACGGTCAGATTGATTTTAACTAACAGGCCCTCCTGGGCTGAAATCACTACCAACATTACGGGAAGGACCTATGTCCGATTCGATCTCCAATAA